In one window of Helianthus annuus cultivar XRQ/B chromosome 17, HanXRQr2.0-SUNRISE, whole genome shotgun sequence DNA:
- the LOC110921166 gene encoding cystinosin homolog produces the protein MIPVAANDVAFSSHAVLLTAFTLFQIAIYDRGSQTVSKITIAIVTGAWMIVAICVVIAIQTHSWLWLVSCFNMLQVSMTAIKYIPQAIMNFKRKSTTGFSIGNILLDLLGGLTNYGQMAVQSFDQHSSVNFFGNIGKTLLSLVSIFFDVLFIVQHYLLYPKKKPERSPSPEPVNHVSLVTSSQHV, from the exons ATGATACCAGTAGCTGCAAATGATGTTGCTTTCTCCAGCCACGCGGTTTTGCTAACCGCCTTTACCTTGTTCCAGATCGCCATTTATGAT CGTGGATCTCAAACGGTCTCGAAGATTACTATCGCCATAGTTACAGGAGCATGGATGATTGTTGCCATTTGTGTTGTTATAGCCATACAAACGCATTCTTGGTTGTGGCTCGTCTCCTGCTTTAA CATGTTACAGGTTTCCATGACTGCCATCAAGTACATACCTCAa GCAATTATGAACTTTAAAAGGAAGAGCACAACTGGGTTCAGCATTGGTAACATATTGCTTGATCTGCTTGGTGGATTGACAAATTATGGTCAAATGGCGGTCCAATCTTTCGACCAAC ATTCGTCGGTGAATTTCTTTGGAAATATAGGCAAGACATTGCTTTCTTTG GTCTCTATCTTCTTCGACGTGTTGTTTATCGTGCAACATTATTTGCTATATCCTAAGAAGAAACCCGAGAGATCTCCAAGTCCTGAACCAGTAAACCATGTGTCACTTGTTACATCGTCACAACATGTTTAA